tctttttgggggactgatgttctcttttggggtctgatgttctattTTTTGGGTTGGATGTTCTCTTTTTGGGCTCTGGTGtcttttttgggtctgatgtcctcttttaggggtctgatgtcctcttttaggggtctgatgtcctctttttgtggtctgatgttttccttttgggggtctgatgacctattttggggtctgatgtcctcttttttgggggtctgatctCTTTTTgcggtctgatgttctcttttaGGTGTGTGATGTCCTCTTTTAgcggtctgatgtcctcctttttggggtctgatgttctccttttttggggtctgatgttttcctttttgggctctgatTTCCTTCTTTTAGGTGTGTGATGTCCTCTTTTAgcggtctgatgtccttcttttaggtgtctgatgtcctcttttgggggtctgatgtcctattttttttggggggggggggggggggtctggtgttctcttttttggggccttatgtcctcctttttggggtctgattcccttctttttggggtctgatgttctctttttggggtctaatgttctcTTTTTGAGGTCTGGTGTTCTTTTTTTAACGTTATGGAAGTGGCCACCATATAATACACCCAGACACCACGTTAAAAACGTCTTGGGTtcattatttctatatttattttatatttattaaaagatttctacgttttgttgtgtttaacatgtttaaatgacattattttattgattattagAATTCTCATCGTGCACAATAACAGTATGCTAATGATAACCGAAGACGACGCCTCAGTAGTGAAGCAGTTATCGAACATGACAGAAGCGCCATCTGCTGGCCAACAGTGTACAATAGCTTTTACACATGAAATAATCTACGATTAAAATGATCAATAATCACGATTTTTATACAATTATCAGAATTCAGTCATCACAAGCTTCGTTTAAATCAACACACTGACATCCATCGAATTTTCTTGTTAAGTTAAAGTTCAGGGATATCACACGTCCAGCATGTAACACACAGACGctatacggacaaaagtattgggacaattctgattattaaaatcatgtgtttcagccacaacaatcaagaaacaagaaatgtgctttcctgttccagcatgagcaagtTCTATAAAACCATGAAGAAAGCTCGATTTAGGGAGCTCtgtctgggatgaaccggagcaccaactgagactttcttgacagACATCAGTGCTGAGCCACAATTTAACTGAATGGAcccaaattcccatacacattTCAAAGTCTTCTAAAAACCCTGCAGAATGGCTCAAAGGACCACATAAaggtcagtctattttaatagTATTTGGTTTTGCAATGGTCaggtcagatgtccaaatagTTTTGATCAtagtatattttgtatatttatatatactgaaCCCTTTAAAATTATTTGGGTTTCTGCATTAATTGCGTATAACATTATTAAGtcataataaacattattattattattattattattgttgttattattattatccatgATACTTCACATTTGGGGTGAGATTTTGTAGTGTTGCTAGTTCTAGAAATGTCTGCAAGACGTCCATAGGTAGAATTTAAAGCACTGATATCCTTTAGTCAAAGACAGTATTAATAAggtaattaatgcagaaatccaGTTAATTTCACCCCGTTCACATACATTTTCATGCCACTGTACTTTATTTGAAGGGGAAAAACAAGAAGGAGCAATCATCTTCTGCAAATACCCTGTACTTTGATTGAGTTTCTTATGATATTAAAAGCCATGAACCAATAAACATGCGACTGAAGGTGGTCAGTCCGAGTCCGTGTCCTCCAGCGAGCTCTCCTGAGAGCTGAAGCGCAGGGTGCTGTAGTCCTGAATGGCCTGAACCACCGTGTACTGACTCCGACCTTCAGCACAGGTCTTGATCTTCCTCACGCTGAGCTGAGACTGCAGAAAGAGGTGCAGACAACTGTCTGATAACAGCACTGGGTTAGAAACCACCCTGCGGAGCACAAACAGGGATCAGAGGGGCACTTCTGAGATCATGATCTGACTGTATTTAGACTATATGTGCTGCCTGGTCGTACTTACTCTTCCAGAAAGTGCCTCAGTCCTTCCATGCGGGCGCTAATCTGCCTGGCGTTGTTGAGGCTGAAAAAGGGGTTCTTCGGTGGAAGCGCCGGTAGATCGACTCTGAAAATCACACCACAGTCACACGGGCGGTGAACACAGCAGCTTTGGTAGCGTGTGGTTAGAAATTTGTTCGTTTGCTTTGCCAGAAATCATAAGACATGAAATTTAAGTGATTCCTAGATGTAAGACGTTTCCCTTGGTGTTCATTTCACCACAGATTGGTGATTTACTGATTAGTGCTACTGAAGTGAAGACAAAAccaaaaactaaaattaaagGACGGAAAGGTTAATCTagacataaataaaacacatcaaatcGAATTTAATTTTATATCCTGCCCTTTTATTATCATAGACCTATTTTTACCGGTCAGGGTCGCTTAAATTATgttggcacaaggcaggaacaccccggacagggtgccaatctaaaatccatcgcagggcttctgCCATCACTCCAACAtagtcagtcatgtctgtgaAGATGCCTGGCTGGTTGATAGTGAGCTGGCATAATAGATTGccttttttaaattatgttaaaataatatgCAGTATTAAAATAGCAACTTATGGTAACATTTTCTGCGGTGTAAACTTGCATATTAGCACTTAAAACCCTTCATCAAAACATTTGCTATCCCTGCAGGATGCAGAGAAACTCATACATTACTATTTCTTTAATGAATACAACAGTATTCGTACTTGTTTTCTATTACGTGCTGTCTGTCATGTTGTTTTCTTAAATAGTATAAGGCTAATCCAAAAAAAGGTGTAAgcagggcctgggtttgattccacaGGGTTCTTGCActatgaagtttgcatgttcttcccatgtccatgtgggtttcctccggggctcCGGTCCTTCAACAATTCTAAATTCATGAAGTGTGAacgtgtgatggactggcgacctgtccgctgtgtttcctgcctttcgcatactaaatcagacccactgcagccctgaccaggacacagcggttgtaaaacagacagtaaaccAGTAGGTACCTACATGAGTAAAGCATTTTTCTGCAGCATCTGTCTCAACCACACAAACTCGCTGAACCTCCGCCGCACACAAGAGCTCTTCTTATTAAAGGCCAGGCTGTTCGTCTAGAAACAAACAACACATTTACTAACATGACCACAAACTGGTGTCTGGACTGGATTCCTGACCATCCTTGAGTAGTGAGCACTTACGTGTATGCAGATCTCATAATCCATGTAAGCGTGCCAGAAATCCTCCTTCTGAATGCGAGGATCCCGGACCCACACGCTGACAAACTCCTTCATAGGACTTCAGAGAC
This DNA window, taken from Trichomycterus rosablanca isolate fTriRos1 chromosome 3, fTriRos1.hap1, whole genome shotgun sequence, encodes the following:
- the snx10b gene encoding sorting nexin-10B → MKEFVSVWVRDPRIQKEDFWHAYMDYEICIHTNSLAFNKKSSCVRRRFSEFVWLRQMLQKNALLIVDLPALPPKNPFFSLNNARQISARMEGLRHFLEEVVSNPVLLSDSCLHLFLQSQLSVRKIKTCAEGRSQYTVVQAIQDYSTLRFSSQESSLEDTDSD